A region from the Molothrus aeneus isolate 106 chromosome 17, BPBGC_Maene_1.0, whole genome shotgun sequence genome encodes:
- the CSNK2A1 gene encoding casein kinase II subunit alpha, which produces MSGPVPSRARVYTDVNTHRPREYWDYESHVVEWGNQDDYQLVRKLGRGKYSEVFEAINITNNEKVVVKILKPVKKKKIKREIKILENLRGGPNIITLADIVKDPVSRTPALVFEHVNNTDFKQLYQTLTDYDIRFYMYEILKALDYCHSMGIMHRDVKPHNVMIDHEHRKLRLIDWGLAEFYHPGQEYNVRVASRYFKGPELLVDYQMYDYSLDMWSLGCMLASMIFRKEPFFHGHDNYDQLVRIAKVLGTEDLYDYIDKYNIELDPRFNDILGRHSRKRWERFVHSENQHLVSPEALDFLDKLLRYDHQSRLTAREAMEHPYFYPIVKDQARMGSSNMAGGSTPVSSASMMSGISSVPTPSPLGPLAGSPVISATTTLGMPVPAAAGAQQ; this is translated from the exons ATGTCGGGACCCGTGCCGAGCAGGGCCAGAGTTTACACGGATGTGAACACACACAGACCCCGGGAGTACTGGGACTATGAGTCTCACGTGGTTGAGTGGGG aaATCAAGATGACTACCAGCTAGTTCGAAAATTAGGCCGAGGCAAATACAGTGAAGTATTTGAAGCCATCAACAttacaaataatgaaaaagtagTTGTTAAAATTCTCAAG CctgttaaaaagaagaaaatcaagcGTGAAATCAAGATCTTAGAGAACTTGCGAGGCGGTCCCAATATAATCACTCTTGCAGATATAGTAAAAGATCCTGTG tctcGAACACCCGCTCTGGTTTTTGAACATGTAAACAACACAGACTTTAAG CAATTATACCAGACATTAACAGATTATGATATTCGATTCTACATGTATGAGATTTTGAAG GCTCTAGATTACTGCCATAGCATGGGAATCATGCACAGAGATGTCAAACCTCACAATGTCATGATTGACCATGAGCACAGAAAG CTTAGACTAATAGACTGGGGTTTGGCTGAATTCTATCACCCTGGCCAGGAGTACAATGTCAGAGTGGCTTCCAGATATTTCAAAGGACCTGAACTTCTTGTAGATTATCAG ATGTATGATTACAGTCTGGATATGTGGAGCTTGGGTTGCATGTTGGCTAGTATGATATTCCGAAAGGAGCCATTTTTCCATGGCCATGACAACTATGATCAG CTGGTGAGGATAGCCAAGGTTCTGGGGACAGAAGATCTGTATGACTACATTGACAAATACAACATTGAGCTGGATCCACGTTTCAATGACATTTTGGGCAG ACACTCCCGTAAGCGATGGGAGCGCTTTGTCCACAGTGAGAACCAACACCTGGTGAGTCCAGAAGCTCTGGATTTCTTAGACAAGCTGCTGCGATATGATCACCAGTCACGACTCACAGCAAGAGAAGCCATGGAACACCCCTACTTCT ACCCCATTGTGAAAGACCAGGCTCGGATGGGCTCGTCCAACATGGCGGGTGGCAGCACTCCTGTCAGCAGTGCGAGCATGATGTCAG GGATTTCTTCAGTGCCAACACCTTCACCCCTTGGACCTCTAGCAGGCTCCCCCGTCATCTCTGCCACCACCACCCTGGGGATGCCGGTTCCAGCTGCTGCGGGCGCCCAGCAGTAG